The Diabrotica virgifera virgifera chromosome 10, PGI_DIABVI_V3a genome has a window encoding:
- the LOC126878672 gene encoding ubiquitin-conjugating enzyme E2 N codes for MAALPRRIIKETQRLMAEPVPGISAVPDDSNARYFHVIVTGPEDSPFEGGLFKLELFLPEDYPMSAPKVRFITKIYHPNIDRLGRICLDILKDKWSPALQIRTVLLSIQALLSAPNPDDPLANDVAELWKINESEAIRNAKEWTRRYAMDN; via the coding sequence ATGGCAGCCCTTCCACGCAGAATAATTAAAGAAACTCAGCGTTTAATGGCTGAACCCGTACCAGGAATTAGTGCTGTACCGGATGATAGTAACGCTCGGTATTTTCACGTAATCGTAACGGGCCCCGAGGATTCCCCATTCGAAGGGGGGCTTTTTAAATTAGAATTATTTCTTCCTGAAGATTACCCCATGTCTGCACCTAAAGTAAGATTTATAACTAAAATATATCATCCTAACATCGATAGACTTGGTAGAATATGCCTTGACATTCTAAAAGATAAGTGGAGTCCAGCTCTACAAATTCGTACAGTTTTATTATCCATTCAGGCCTTACTTAGTGCTCCAAATCCAGATGATCCATTAGCTAATGATGTTGCAGAACTATGGAAAATAAATGAATCAGAAGCAATTAGAAATGCAAAGGAATGGACACGACGATATGCTATGGACAATTAA